ttactttCTAACTGACTGACTTTTTAATCATAAGCAATTCAATTAAGTAAAAGCAAAACTCAGGTTCCCATTTTTCTGTGTTCATCAATGTGACGGTAACTTCACTCACCACTAGCGTGATAAGGTGGGGCCGCCAGGCTTCCAGGAACCTGCTAAAATACTGCACGAATTCCTGGCCGTGAAGGAGGATGCCCACCCCCCCAAAAACCACTACCTTCAGGGGCGCCAGGTATAGGTACGTGTGGTAGCGGGATCGGGTGCAGCGGATGGTTCGAATGATGTATGCTGAAAAAAAGAAGCGGGAGGCAATCTGTAGTTGGGTAGTTCATTAAATTTCTTAAGTACGGCATTAAAGTCGCtaaacaataaatttcaaCAATTCGGAAATATGTTGTAGAATACCTTTACAATGAGCCTCCCTTATGATTCTTAAAAAGGACTACAACCTGGGTTCTTCTATGTATATTACATAGGtgcattattattaatcaAGCTTTTATTGTTTCCGGAATATCAGGGTTCATACGGATGGATAGACTGACAGAGGTGGCTAGTGATCACTATCAAGAGTATATACACATTCCGACTTATATGGTATACCCTTTAGCAAGTTATAACAATGCTTTCCCCAATTTAAAGTGAGCTTGGTACGAATAATAAATGAGCAAATATATAGGTACTTGTAATGGTTTTCAGACTTGTTGGTACTGTTTTAGTTACTGGTATCTCCAAGTGCTTTGAAATTATAAACGATTTCTGGGAAATGCACGAAACCTGTTGAAATGCTGACCTTCCTAGAATCTAAGTGCGTTTGGTACTCAATAAGCAACCACTCACCGATGGCCTCGTGGGTGTTGGCGAAGTTCTCCCACCAGCGGAACGAGACGAGGAGCAACGGGATGGCCAGGAGCTGGACCTCCAGGCTGTCGCTCAGAGAGGGCCAGATCAGGAAGACGCTGCCCTGCGCAACCAGGGCCAGGATGGAGAGCCCGAGGACCAGGGTGTCCGACCGCCAGCGGGCCCGCGTGCCCGTCAGCAAATCTGAAACGTGGAGCAGACGGGGCAATCAATTTAATTGTTGTCAGTCGGAGCCTAGACGCCGATAACATCTGGGGGCTCTTGTGGTGGGGTGTCTGTATGTCTGGAGTTACTCACTGAGCAGGGCGGGCACAAAGCAGACACAGCAGCCCAGAATCGCTCCACGCGTCACATCCAGGGCCGGCAGCACGGTGAAAGTGAGAGAGGCCAGGCCAACGACGTGCAGGAGTTCAAAGAGCGTGACCTGATTAGCGGGAGCTTATCAATCAATCTCCGCCTGGGCTAGGGTGGCAGATTCGTGGGATACAAGCTGAATCTCTTGCACGAGTTAAATGGTTTCAGGCACTTGGGGTTTTAAATTCCCttaggtttatatttttaatcgaTTTCTATAGTAAAAGTCTTTAAACTTTCAAGAGCTATCAAACATGTGACTTCTAAACTGACCGTATATTTGTTTTGTGCAACGaagagttttatttatttctcttAACTTTTGACTTTAAggttagatttttaaattaaacgccattccttaaaaaataatacaaatactaagttttacaattaaaaaaaatattaaatcgaAACATTTAACAATCATTTTAAGTAAACGTCGGTATTGCTTATTTCCATccataatataaaataactatttgaTTAAGGGTAaaggtaaattaaatatttaaatctttgAACAttatgtttttgtattttttaaaacattgttATGCACTATTTTTCACCATAATGATTGTTGTCAGCTTGCAATTGTTGGTAACTCTTTAAAGAAATTCTGAAGCCATGCAGTAGTGCAACGCACACCCACAAATCGTGCCACCCTATACATAAGTGTGTACTGTAGGTATCCTAGGCTAAAAGAATACCCACCAGGCCCACTTCCAGTCCGCTGGGTCGCTGCTCGCGCTTAAACATGCAAATTCGAAGGGCGCGCAGGAAGGTTAGCAGCTCGGGAAAGGCGAAGGCGAAGATCAGGGCCCAGACCCACGCGATTTGATCCAGCTGGCTGGGCAACGCCTCCACCTGTCCGTGCCGGAGAACTAGGGAGCGCAGGGGGCACTTTATATCGCTAATCTAACGAGGTATTGACCTTTACTCACGGTATTTGCTGCACACTTGGGCCCGTGGCCCGCTGCCACCTGTGTTTCCAGCCATGTAGAGATAAAGCAGCTTGGCAAACACGCTCGTGGCAAGAACCACGACAAATACCAGGAGGTAGACGAAGAGTTTGAAGAGTTTGAGGAAGAACTGCAGCTTTTTCCAGTCTGCATCGGAGCCGCTCGTCTTCTTCGACGGCGGGTCCTGGAAGGAATCCCACAGCGGCGGCTTGTCCCGAAGCTTCCTGGAAGCAGTCGGAAGTACTTGTTATCGGTGACATCACATCGCGATTAGGGCCGGACCCACCGACTGCGCATAAAGTAGTCACCGCTTTCGTAGTCTCCGCTCATGGCTATGGGCCCAACGGCAATCGAAAACTGACTGGCACTCGGAAATTGGCACTACGGGCGATCGGCAGATCGGAGATAAGGTTCTTCGTGGCGATATCATCGATGCAAGGCGCATAACTTGTCATCGTGTCAACAACTCGCCCCGATAAGAAACCTTCCGAAGCCCTAGACCCCACGACTCTAATTGCAATTACAAATGCCATCAAATCAAATCACGGCAGCGTTTCCCATTCATAGAACGACACACACGTCGCCTTCCAGGGTGCCCCTAGTTGCCTTCACTATTATATCTCACTTAGGGAGCGGCTCTGTTTGTGTTCCTAAGTGGTGCACTGGGCCCAGTGCATATGCTCCGCCTACGTACGGTTTTAGTTGTTCAGTTTATTGTCCGACATGGGACCTACATGCACTGCAAAGTTGTAGCTCGACTTCTTGACAAAAGTTTCGAGTATCGCCGATAGCAGCGGGTTCGCACCGGGGTGCAGTTGAAACCACTCAAGTCGACAGCAGTCAATGCGAAAGTTTACTTGACCTGTTGATTGGGCTGATTCACTCCTAATAATGTTATAAAACACTACATTTATGTTTTCATACCTCCTCAACAATCTGAATTATATATTCCGAAccatatgtaaaaaaaaggtacactaatgttttttaatttaagaaaaaatagatGGTTAGGATACAGCATCGAtcgaaaaatgtaaatacattttataaaggCTCTAGATTTAGCTAACAGCCAGGAGAGGGACAGCTGAACCGAAAAAAAGTGAAAGTCATAGGTAAGAACTTATTTTCAAGGATCAACAAGTTTTTGGCCAAACGCTTTAGAAGCATTATAATGAATGTGCCTCGCAGCGTAAGAACATGAAGAATCTTCAAGCCAAATCCAATTATTTTGACTTGAATAATATTTCAGCATTTATATGGACGAACGCACAGACCTTTATAGCTAGATCTACTCGCCTGgtaatcctgatcaagaataaaaatactttatagGATCGAAAATGCTCCCTTTTGATACtagattttgacaaaatttaaacttttttgcaTAGGAATCCCTGTAGGCGGCAGTAAACGAAGTGGCGAGGCGCGCAAGAGAGCGTGCGAAGACAAGTACTATATATAGCCGCAGAATTGAAAATCTGGATTTCTTCTTCTTATGCATCCTGTATTAGTTTTAGGGTTTTGGGAACCCTATGGGTGTATAAAGTAGCTCGAGATGGAAAACGTTTGTTCTacgacttttggaaaaacccgCTAGTTCACaagaaaatccaaaaaatccttacctcgttaagaggtgtttttgtatGTATTTACGAGTAAAATGTGAAATCTTTAATTATAAGCAAAATATACTACCAATGGCTACTGTGAGTGTGGCAAATAATTGTTAATGAACCGATGCCTACTTAacgcaaagaaatatttttcgttttcaaaatgaaaaaaatttattttgcgTCAAACAGAGCACCTAATCTGTATGTGAAAACCGGATCCCaactgtatatatatatttttaaaagtattaaaaagtCAGCCAAAAATATACCTTATAGTTAGATTGCCCAATGTGCTAAAATCCGTTTCAACCCTTATCCTTTCGATAATCCTAACTCAAAAATTCGCATCTGAAAATCCATCGTTATTTGACTTTATTTCTACATTCTATTTACACATTTTATAACATTAAATTCTTACATTGTATTCTTAAGTTTAAAGTTTATGGATTATCATAACAATAGAGTTACAAATTTCTGAAATTGCTCGAATCAGACATTTATCCACCGCCTTCAGCGGATGTTAGCATAACTATTAAGACCTCCCATCGCTTGGGGCGCCACAGAACATCACTTCTTATGTAGAAATCTGCGTCAAAAGTAAATTCACTTACATGCGGATAGTATGGCGCTTTGACTAGCAAAATGTAATGAGCTTTTCTATTAGTCCAAGCGTAGACCCAAaccatatttaaaaaattaaattgctgCGAAATCATGAAACGGTGTTTATGCGCACAAAAATCGTCCAAAATCATGAAATGAAAGCATGATGTGTCCCTCGCGTTGACGCAGTAATAATTGCTTTTCgacattttataaaatgtatgcGGCTACATATAGTAGTTGTCTTCGCACGCTCTCTTGCGggctaaaagaaaattttcTAGAATGATAATGGTTGCAGGCACGTACATTTGGTTTAAAATTTTGTGTATAGTATTATAGGTTTAGCCGCTAAAGTCCCTGCAAACTTGCCTTTTGAACGTTGAAGGTGCGCAATCGCCAcggaaaatcaaaaatttgaaaaattatttagccGGGGATGTATGTTTTTTCCTGTGAAATACTTTgataaagaaattaaacaaaataaattaaattaaaattttgcaacTTCCAGTTTCTCTTAAAATGTTTCTGCAACAACACATGTTTGAAAGTTTTATAATACTCATCgaatttaaacttaaaaagttTTTCGAACTAAGAAGCGTTTCAGATGAAAACACTTCAGAGCAAATAAAGGTATCATTTAGTCAATTACATTCGTGGAAGGAAAAAGAGCTTCACTTTGAACCCCCAACACTTATTATCAATTAAATTcgtaaaaagaaagaaagaaagaaagttttaaatttagagTTGGAGATTTGGTTCATTTGGGCAGTTAATTTTGAAAGTATTTTacccatttattttaattaacaaatttgTTGGTAAGGAATGAATTTGATATAGAACTTattaatctatatatataaaagaaagtcgTGTTAGTTACACCACTTATAACTCAAGAACGGCAGAACAGATTTGGCTGAAAATTGGTAGGGAGGTAGCTTAGAGCCAGGAGACGGACATAGGATACTTTTTATCCCGTTCGACAGCGTTCCTCTGTGACTTGACATGAAACGTCAGTCACTATAAAACgtggtataacaaaaaagaatcagacttggaataacaaaacgcaaatgacagctatgtaattgacgtaaaatgacagctatgtaatgacgtatggatgacaatttgatatttgtaagaaatcaatattaaaactatttctattaaataaataattaacaagtggATTGAATTGAAGTTTAATAATGCCGCGACCAAGACGATCGAATCTTTCTCGACAAAGCCGTAATGcaagaagaatacaaaatactgcaaatgaaaggactgaagaagaacaagaaattgTACGTGAACAGCGCCGCAATAGTATGGCTCGACTTCGTGCTTCTCAAACACGAGAGCAAAGTGAAGCAGCCCGTGAAACAGCTCGGTTGGCAATGCAGAATCGTCGAGCGAACAACAGAAGTCAATAAATAGATAATTTGCGACGCAGAACAAGATATTTAGCTGATTTGAATCGAGCTGCGTTTCGATACGATTGCAGCAATGATTACAGCTTGCATCCTAGCGTTTGCATTGGGCAAATGGACGTTGTTTGCGAGTGCATTAAAGTTTTCCGGAGAAACGCCTGGATTATGCTGCGTTAATGGTAAAGTGAAATTGCCAGTGTTGACTCCGCCACATGAGCCATTGTATTCATTGCTTTGCGGCGAAACACAagaatcacgccactttcttgcaaatactcgaaaatacaatagttgtttccaaatgacgtcatttgggGCAGACATTATCGAAGAAGGAGGTTTTAATCCGAcatttaaggtatttatttttgtacttacATAGAATGTAGTTAAAGAATAACTTAGTTTATCTATTGGTATGTATTATACTACTCTCCTACAGAAAAAGTGTTTATAACCCAGTTAATACTGTCTggtttttaattggtttgaaATTGCCGGAACAAAGTTCGCCGGGTCAGCtagtaatttatattttcttgttCAAAATAGTACTGAGAATTTTCTACGAATGTTTGACAAGCCCCATATACCAAAGTTTCATTTCCTTACTCATTATCTGTAGATATTAAGGAGTGGAGTAAAAGCTGCTTCAAACATTTcgaatgtttttttatactagatcattctaaaaataattttcaagatcttttatttaaacatttgtaAAGGGCTTACATAAGAAGGTATCCTCCTATTTACGGACACCTGATCGACAgtaccaaatttatataattaaccTGAATTtaaaagaacattttattaaacaaaaaaaaaaagattatttttattttgttgtataAAACCCCAACACTAAGTGTTTCACTaatcaaaaaatcatattCTTTGTAGTGTGACCGAAAATTGCAAAGTTCACCCGCATTTCATATGGCATGGTTTACTGTCAAGCCGCGAAAAATAGAAGCGATTCAAAACCGTATACTGGCGCCCTGTCTTTTTCTATTTTCGTATATAAAACAGCACGTTCTTTTCACGCGTCTTCCGCAAAAACTAGCACATCTTGTATTTCCATTGGTGGAccgattttattaattatgccTATATTTAGCctgatataataaataatgacATTTACAGATTTTCTTGAGGTTTAAAAGAAGATAGAAAGGCAATGCAGCCAATAAATATCACGGATAAAAGTTGTTGCCCGTGCACTACAAAATCGTACGAACGAGCCCTAACTAAAtaaaacacttataaaaaacaacaaatgcGTGGGCTCCCACTTAAACTAACTCATACTTGGCTTCTATTAGCCTCCCTGCAGCTCCTGGTCCGAGATCATTATTGGACGACCTTGGGTGCCGGCCCCTCTCCCAGCTCTTGAACCTCAGCCCCCTGAGCACGGCGCTTGGCCTGGTTGAGGTCTCGGGCCTCCTCCATGGTCGTGGGAAGCACCTTGTCCGCCGTCTCGGGGAATGCTAGGGTCAGGAAGCCGCTGATCAGAGCGAAGGTTGCGAAGAGTATCTGCGGGGCATATATGTAGTACTTGGCCTAGAGGCGGACAGAAGAATGGGTTAGGAAATCAGAAGTGGAATAGGTAAGTACATTCTAACCAGTAAAGGAGTTTGCGGAGCCAACATGGAGCCAATGCGTCCCACCATGGAGCAGAGGGACAACAGGCTGTTGCGCACGTTGGTGGGAAAGATCTCTGACGTAAAGAAGTACAGGATCTGGAAGCTGCAAGTGATGGCCAGCTTCCCAATTAGGAACAGAGTCAGCGATCCCGCGTAGTTATCTGAAAAAGGAGAACACATAGGGCTGCTGTGAAACCATTGGAATCTTTTTACAACTCTGGTTTAGAAGAACCTTTGTTCAGGGGTTGTATTAAACTTATTAAATTAGCTAGAGAGGTTATTACCTTCTGGCACTCCCGCAGAGGCACCCATGCAGATGGCACATAGCAGCATTGAGGCGCAGAGCGAGTAGCGCCTGCCAACGCGATCCATGATGACCAAGGGCAGCAGTAGACCCGGGATCTGGATGAAGCCGTTCAACATAAAGTTGGTGTACTTGTTTCCGCCCAGATTAACTGAGTTGAGGCTAAGTCCCAGGGCAATTAGCGTGTGGGTGAACCAGCAAAGACAACAATTGGCGATCCGCAGGGAAAAGAAGCGCACGGCCCTCATGATCGGGTACTGGCTCTCGTTGGCCTGGCTGAGCTTCTGACGGTTGGTGGCCAACAGCTCCTCCACCTGCTCCTCGGGCAGCGATCGCTTGTTGATTCGTGCGGCCCGCCGCAGCACGTTGGCGGCCTTCTCTTCGGCGCCCTGGCTCAGCAGCCACCGGACACTCTCCGGCAGGATCCATAAAAACAGGATCTGGAGCACGGCTGGGGCGTAAAGCACTCGGAGAAGCCAGCGCCACTGTTGCACCTGGGAAGCCAGGAACCCGAGAAAGGCCTCGCCGAGTGCGTAGAAGATGGTGATAATCGTCGCCGCTGCCACTCGCCGCTTTGGACCTACCAGTTCGATGGCCAGCAGGAAGGCGGTTGGAAAAAGGGTGCTGCCCACTGCCATGTCCAGGAATTCAAACACCAGGAACATTGAGTAGCTGCTCGACAGCGAACGAGTCACGCCCATTACAGCGCTCAGGGATCCGGCTACGGCAAGCATAGTGCGGCGACCGAACCTGGAGTATAAATAGAGGCATTAGGATTGGATAAACTCTGGGCCAGGTGGGGGACACCTTACCTATCTGCGAAGAATCCTCCAAGAGGTATGCCGACAAACTGGCCCACATTATTAATGGTGCCCACCAGGGACAGCTTCCACTCGTCATTACAGTATATTCCGAACTGTTTGAGAGTAAAATTTACTTTTCGTTTGAATTCTTTATAATTACTTGGTAGATCAATAAAGTACTGAACACTTCTTGCATTGAGTACCGGGTAGTAATGAATAGCACTATGGAGACAAGATAAATTCTGTTTATGCTTGTTTTCAAATGCTTTCACGTTTACTTATAGTACGTGATAAAAAGGGATTAAAACCTTATATACTAATTTACCTATCATCAAtggcaatttatttattgtccAGTAAAAATGAACAACAgtaatttagtttttagtgACTAGCTCACACTGCTCACTTCCGGCTCACAAAAGCACCTTCTTAAGTTTCTACCAAGACCTTCTCGCTTTTCCTCATCTCCCTCATCATCGAATACCCACCTCAGTTGAAATAGTCTTTTCCTCGTCCCTGAACTTGAAGTCGTGCCCGCAGGTCTCCGATATGTCGGTAAAGTAATCCTTGGCGCAGTACGTTGAAGATGGATCAGTGATGAGGGTCTCGTTGAGGACGTAGCGATGGCAGGCATCGAAGGAGTTCTTGTAGGGGATGGTGAAGTTTAGCCAGTCTTCCTCGTACGCACTGCTGAGACTATCGCACTCGGGGACGTTGCACCTGGGTCGAATCGGAGATCAGCTATGTATATTATTTCTCGGATGGTTTGCTTACCTGTGCACCACTGTGCTCGCCGTGAAAACATAGGAGATGGAGAAGAAAGCGTTGAAGAGCATGGGAACGCAGAGCAGAACATAGTTGATGATCTGATAGCGCCCGAATTGGCCGATCCGCACCAGAATTGCGTCCAGCGAGTTTTCGTCATCCCCgccagccgccgccgcctcggCGTCCGCATGGCCATTGCTCTTGGCCTCGCTCGGAGAGCTGCCGTTTTCCGCCTTCTGGCTGGTCATTGAAGGGTCCGCGAAGCACGTGGTGAAATGCACTTCTAATCGGTGTTTTATAACTCGCGGCCGCGATCTTTCCGCCTCGGCAGCTTTATTTATAGACGCTCTGGAGCGACTAGCTGGGAGCAGTGCCACTTATTGACTGATTCAACCACATCAAATGGTCGAGTCGGGAGCGCTCTGCTGTGCTTTGATTCGGCGCTCACATGCCGTTCTCCCGCgcgtttctatttttattcgGTCTGCTCTTCTCCACGCCGCGGATTCTTCCATTCTTATCGCGGCCTTATCAGCCCAATCCAACTAAAAACCCATTTGGACACCCCGACGATGGGAGTACACCGAACTTTACAATCCTAATCCGGCAAGTTCTTAATGGGATAGCAGCATACCGTTGATATCAATCGATATGGGAACTGGTTGCTCTGCTATTGTTTATCTATAGACGGCGAGACAGGACGTCTGGGTGGGTGGCCAACAGCTGTACCCGCCTGTTAGCTGATTGCTCCACTAGGTCAACAAGTGGCCCTGTCGCCTTATCTTACGCCATTTGCCCGATGTCGATGACTTTGGCGCATGTGCCTGAGTCCTCTGTTTGTCTTTACCCTTGATTTACTTTACCCGACTATAAGATGATTAGGTGCGGAAACCGACTGGCTGTTCAATCGCTTGGGTTGCCGGGCAGATTGATAAAACAATGATAAGTTCCGATGAAGCCGCAATAAATGGGAGCTAGTGAGTTATTGGCGCGCTGTAATTGAAATTGCTTGATAGATGTATGGCACTGGCCCCACTGAAAGGATGCCATAAATCGGTAATATCTCGCCGAAATGCTGGTCTTACGGCTGATAAGTCCCGATTGCAAATGGAATTAGATAAGTACTTGAActgaacaaatatttattttgttaggcCACTTGAACAAAAATCAATTCGACGAATGAAGCGGTACAACCATGCGGATGTTGGAAAAATTACTAACAAGTATAATGGTAGGTTATTAAAGGCACATTTGCCGGGTTTCAAAGCAGTATTTTGTTGGACACACAGTTGCTCTTTGTGAAGTTGGCAGCTATATTTTCCCAAAAGAAGTATTTAATACTTAGGCGTGGACGTGTTCGACGGCTGGTCAGGTTTTAGTTTTTATGGTCAGTGCTTATGCATAAACAATCAAGACCAACGTGTTAGTAATTCCACGACACCAATGACACAGATGACAGTCTATCCAGGTATAacagttttataataaaacaCTACAAAAAATATCGAGTATTTCGTACTTGAATCAAGTATATactacccttgcagagggtataataatttcagtcagaagtttgtaacgcagtgaaggagacggtTCCGACCCCAtgtctgtccatccgtttctacgcaaactagtctctcagttttaaaactatcgggttgaaactttcccaaaagtcttctttcttttgcaggtagtatataagtcgcaaccagccggatcggaaaactatatcttatagctcccataggaactatcggaaaaaaattttttaaaaattatattttcggtgttttttaacatacaactttataagcttagaaataacatttattaactagttctgaatttcgaattaaattatataaaaatcggactatatcatatagctccaataggaacaatcggaaagttagtggtaaaataatattgaaaaattatatcttcggtgtttaacatataacctcctacgcttgaaaataacattttttatttggttttgaatttcgatttaaattttatcaaaatcggacgactatatcatatagctacaataggaacgatcggaaaattagtcggaaaacatggtaaaataatattgaaaaattatatcttcggtgcttaacatataacctcctacgcttggaaataacattttttattgggttttgaatttcgaataaaattttataagaatcggacgactatatcatatagttgccctaggaacgatcggaaaattagtcgaaaaacatgaaacatataactttattagcttaaaaataacattttataattagttctgaagttcgaattaaattttttttcaatcggacgactatatcatatagctgtcataggaacgatcggataattgatgggaaataatatgaaacaaattatagctttggggctttttgacatatcttataatattgggaatatacatatttatatttttaacttccTTGTTGTGTATAAACTTCGCCAAGCATGTAAAATACAGAGCCCAAATACCAATTACTGCTTTCGAGCACGATTTTTTAAGACCGAAAATACTAGAATTAGGCACCTTTCGGCCTTCAATAaagtattaattattattcttaTATACTAAGAACAAAAACGATTTAATGATAAAATAAGAGAGTTGCAGGCATGATTTAcgaataataattattaagtcaatatacctatattttgaaattaaactGTACTTTTATTAAGAGCTGATAGAAGAAAAAGAATTTGAAACTGAAATAATcgagatatatttaaatagcaATAATAGTTTCCGACTTGCCGCTTACGACCGTTACTGAGTAATTAATGCGGCTTATAGACAGAGCACATTCAGAATAAACAGTTGGCAGATTTTGAAATTCCAAAATGTGCTCAATGTGAGATCGATCTTAATTCAAGGCTGTTTGTACTTGCTTTTAGCACGGtgtttttccctgtgtaaGAAAGGCGTATACtaacaaacattttgtttttttttgccttgTTATGTACCAACCATTAGATGTTAATCTGACAGAGTAATAGGTTACGTTATTAATAAGATTCTACATTAAAGTCAAGTGCGTGCTAAGCAAAATCCGTTTGTTTAGTTGGGTTCGAAACTTATGATAAgtgcttttaaattttaaacccaatgaattttaaaatttttggtattgcaaatca
This window of the Drosophila biarmipes strain raj3 chromosome 3L, RU_DBia_V1.1, whole genome shotgun sequence genome carries:
- the LOC108030904 gene encoding organic cation transporter protein produces the protein MTSQKAENGSSPSEAKSNGHADAEAAAAGGDDENSLDAILVRIGQFGRYQIINYVLLCVPMLFNAFFSISYVFTASTVVHRCNVPECDSLSSAYEEDWLNFTIPYKNSFDACHRYVLNETLITDPSSTYCAKDYFTDISETCGHDFKFRDEEKTISTEFGIYCNDEWKLSLVGTINNVGQFVGIPLGGFFADRFGRRTMLAVAGSLSAVMGVTRSLSSSYSMFLVFEFLDMAVGSTLFPTAFLLAIELVGPKRRVAAATIITIFYALGEAFLGFLASQVQQWRWLLRVLYAPAVLQILFLWILPESVRWLLSQGAEEKAANVLRRAARINKRSLPEEQVEELLATNRQKLSQANESQYPIMRAVRFFSLRIANCCLCWFTHTLIALGLSLNSVNLGGNKYTNFMLNGFIQIPGLLLPLVIMDRVGRRYSLCASMLLCAICMGASAGVPEDNYAGSLTLFLIGKLAITCSFQILYFFTSEIFPTNVRNSLLSLCSMVGRIGSMLAPQTPLLAKYYIYAPQILFATFALISGFLTLAFPETADKVLPTTMEEARDLNQAKRRAQGAEVQELGEGPAPKVVQ